The DNA sequence CCGATTATTGCCAGAGAGGATATCGTGATTGCTGCAAGTGTCCTTTTGATCAGGTTTGTCATTGATGCTCCTTTCTTTGCTCCATGTGGTGCGCTGTTTGTCCTACTCATACGTGTCTCCATTTGTTCTCCTTGCTGCTTTCTGCTGCGGCTGGTTGATGGTGAGCAGCATCTGTTTCGTTGTTTCTGCTTACCGTTTTGCAAGGATACCGGGCACAAAAAAGCCGGGGCCCAATATCGAGGGTGATATTTCGGCGACCCGGCTGTCTCGGTGAGACCCTGTAGGCTTTCCGTCCCATCCTCGCGGATGGTTTAGTAGTATCGTGTATCACGGGTGTCTTGTACCGGTTTTACGGGCAATCTTGACCGGTACAAATGTCCGCCCTTCAGGCGTTGCAACGCTGGTGTTCTCTCTACCCCCTCATTTTCGATACCGGGTACAAAAAAGCCGGGGCCGAATATCTGGTACGATATTTCGGCGACCCGGCTGTCTCGGTGAGACCCTGTAGGCTTTCCGCCCCATCCTCGCGGATGGTTTAGTATTGTCGTCTATCTTGATCGCTGCTATTTTGATTAAAGTTGTTTACAGGATATAAAATGATACTATTAAAGTCAAGAATAAATTTCACATTCTTTGCCTTTGGGATTCACGGTAAGAAGGAACCGGCTGTCGGGCTGAAAATGGGGCGGCACGGGGGGCGGACGGGAATCCTTGCCCTGGCGTGCCAGATGATGTATTCTGCATCCGCCTGACAGGGGGGCGACGGTTTTCCAGCGGCGTTACCCTGTGATACTATTGCAGCAAAAGGAGCACGAACATGGCAAGCCTGAACAAGGTCATGCTGATAGGAAACCTGGGCAAGGACCCGGAAGTACGCTATACCCCGTCCGGGGCTGCCGTCGCCAGCTTTAACCTGGCGACCAGCGAACGCTTCAAGAACAAGAGCGGCGAATGGGAAGAACGCACCGAATGGCACCGGGTCACCCTCTGGTCGAAATTGGCCGAGATCGCCGGCGAATACCTCTCCAAGGGGAAGACCGTTTACATCGAAGGGCGCCTGCAAACCCGCAAGTGGCAGGACAACAGCGGCAATGAGCGCTACACCACCGAGATCGTCGGTGAAAAGATGCAGATGCTCTCCCCCAAGGGTGAAGGGCGCCGGGGCGGCGACGTGACCTCGGAACCGGTGCAGCATGGCGGCGGAGGGTTCGAAGAACCGCCGTTCCAGGATGACGATATTCCGTTCTAGCCGGTGCGCCTATAACGTAGATGTAGGCAAAGTCCCGTCAGACCCGCTTCTGGCGGGACTTTGTCGTTAACGTGCGGAAGATGCGGGATTCACCCGCCACCGCTCGATCCGCAGCGGTAACAAAAGCGGGCGGGAGCCTTTTCCCTCCGTTATACGCAGGGGCCGGGCACGATCATTCACCTACCGCCAAGTGCCGCAAGTTCGCGATGTCCCGCAACGGCGGTGCCCCGAATAACCGGTTGTATTCACGGCTGAACTGGGAAGGGCTCTCGTAGCCCACTTGAAATGCCGCGGTCGCCGCATCCATACGCTCTGCCAGCATTAAACGCCTGGCTTCCTGCAGGCGCAGTTGCTTTTGGAATTGTAACGGGCTGAGGGCGGTCATCGAGCGGAAGTGATGATGA is a window from the Oryzomonas sagensis genome containing:
- a CDS encoding single-stranded DNA-binding protein, whose protein sequence is MASLNKVMLIGNLGKDPEVRYTPSGAAVASFNLATSERFKNKSGEWEERTEWHRVTLWSKLAEIAGEYLSKGKTVYIEGRLQTRKWQDNSGNERYTTEIVGEKMQMLSPKGEGRRGGDVTSEPVQHGGGGFEEPPFQDDDIPF